A region from the Acidobacteriota bacterium genome encodes:
- a CDS encoding nuclear transport factor 2 family protein, translated as MFRNLLLIVVALLTVSPAFAQAPSAVDREIIKLEHDWSTAWQKKDAAFLQKLFADEYLFTDPEGVTFSKTQDIANTTAATTKVESFLFSDLKVHVYGDTAVVTGLNTIKATVVGKASNGAYRFTDVFVKRDGRWQVVTSQSTLVVPKKK; from the coding sequence ATGTTCCGAAACCTGCTGCTCATCGTCGTCGCGTTGCTCACCGTCTCACCCGCCTTTGCGCAGGCGCCGAGCGCGGTCGATCGTGAGATCATCAAGCTCGAACACGACTGGAGCACGGCCTGGCAGAAGAAGGACGCCGCGTTCCTGCAGAAGCTGTTCGCTGATGAGTACCTGTTCACGGATCCCGAGGGCGTAACGTTCTCCAAGACGCAGGACATCGCCAATACCACGGCAGCAACGACGAAAGTGGAGTCCTTTCTCTTCTCAGACCTGAAGGTGCACGTGTACGGCGACACCGCCGTCGTCACTGGACTCAACACTATCAAGGCCACGGTCGTTGGAAAGGCCTCGAACGGCGCGTATCGGTTCACGGATGTGTTCGTGAAGAGGGACGGCCGCTGGCAGGTCGTCACCTCGCAGTCGACGTTGGTGGTGCCGAAGAAGAAGTAG
- a CDS encoding NAD(P)H-dependent oxidoreductase produces the protein MIKIAIVIGSTRPGRKAEEVARWVYEHAAKRSDAEFELVDIKNFDLPLLDEAMPPSMGKYAQPHTKAWAAKVASFDAYVFVTPEYNHGPSGALKNAIDYLYREWNNKAAGFVSYGSAGGVRAVEQLRLVIGELQVADVRAQVALSLVTDFENFSTFKPAPTHEKSLNAMLSQVIAWGGALKTLR, from the coding sequence ATGATCAAGATCGCCATCGTGATCGGCAGCACGCGTCCGGGCCGCAAGGCCGAGGAGGTCGCCCGCTGGGTCTATGAGCATGCGGCGAAGCGCAGCGACGCGGAGTTCGAACTCGTGGACATCAAGAATTTCGACCTGCCGCTCCTGGATGAGGCGATGCCGCCTTCCATGGGGAAGTACGCCCAGCCGCACACCAAGGCGTGGGCTGCGAAGGTCGCGTCGTTCGACGCGTACGTGTTTGTGACGCCCGAGTACAACCACGGGCCGTCTGGCGCGCTCAAGAACGCGATCGACTACCTCTACCGTGAATGGAACAACAAGGCCGCCGGATTCGTGAGCTATGGTTCAGCTGGCGGCGTGCGCGCGGTTGAGCAGTTGCGGCTGGTGATCGGGGAGTTGCAGGTGGCCGATGTCCGGGCGCAGGTCGCGCTGTCGCTCGTCACCGACTTCGAAAACTTCAGCACGTTCAAGCCGGCGCCCACGCACGAGAAGTCCCTGAACGCGATGCTCAGCCAGGTGATTGCCTGGGGCGGGGCGCTGAAGACGCTACGGTAA
- a CDS encoding diguanylate cyclase — MRWFAFGPRRRRRGAFAGIEQVAVLLFVLAAGRLPAEALDPARALTQYQNDRWQTEQGLPQSTVQALAQTRDGYLWVGTLEGLARFDGIRFTVFDGRTTPELGSGSILGLMQDAEGNLWIGRSGAAVRYKDGRFQIAFSKELTAGTAVWSFCQAKDGAVWAATNNGLVRWENGATRIFRKADGLPTDKLRSLAFDRDGVLWIGTTGGGLVSYSGGRFETLRPENGFPHAEVRAVLADPEGGIWAATAGGGLARVLHGRITTFTLADGLPTNQLSALALDAKGTLWIGTWGSGLCRMSAGRVSCLSSAEGLSADQVWSLHVDREGSLWVGTWVGGLNRLRDRHFLVFGVPEGLSSDNTRAVLHARDGATWVATAGGGVNRVVGETVTTFRMRDGLPSDEASSLCEDRDGSLWIGTYTSGLARLKSGRITAFGIPEGLSGTDVRAIHQDRAGTLWVATMTGLARFDGRGFVPVKAQGVSLDAIVSIFEDRAGTLWFGTSGEGLVRVRNGEFAALTMKDGLASNRVLAFYEDERGSLWIGTSGGGINRLRDGRFVAIRATDGLWDGIAQTILEDRTGNLWMTCNRGFFRVSRHELDEFAEGRLARVTSVGYGASDALRSTTFAGGQSPAGATDSRGRLWLPSYKGLVVVDPSKLPESTNPPTVRFEEVTANGVALDPGQAVLLPPGAGTLTIRYTAMTLVDADRVRFRWRMDGLSADWVDAGTRREAFYPSLPHGRFLFRVAASADGKTWGEVSAPLAVTVRPFFYQTAWFLALAVAGTLTAAGTVYKLRTVQLRRRQHEMERIVAEKTEELRLANEGLSRLSFLDALTGLANRRRFDEALNDEWRRAARFGTSLALVMADVDAFKGYNDSLGHQAGDRCLAAVAGVFLRSVRRAGELPARYGGDEFAVILSGLDRAASVEVAERIRRGVASLPIPHPASPTASVVTVSFGVAACMPSREIPIASLVTEADAALYRAKHAGRNRTA; from the coding sequence TTGCGGTGGTTCGCGTTCGGACCTCGTCGGAGGAGACGCGGCGCGTTTGCCGGCATTGAGCAGGTCGCGGTGCTGCTGTTTGTGCTGGCCGCCGGTCGGCTGCCAGCCGAGGCGCTGGACCCGGCGCGCGCACTGACGCAGTACCAGAACGACCGCTGGCAGACCGAGCAGGGACTTCCGCAGAGCACCGTCCAGGCGTTAGCCCAGACGCGGGATGGCTACCTCTGGGTGGGAACGCTCGAAGGCCTCGCCCGCTTCGACGGGATCCGCTTCACCGTTTTCGATGGCCGCACCACTCCCGAGCTCGGCTCGGGGTCGATTCTCGGCCTGATGCAGGACGCCGAGGGGAACCTCTGGATCGGCCGCTCTGGAGCCGCCGTCCGCTACAAGGATGGACGCTTCCAGATCGCCTTCTCCAAAGAACTGACCGCCGGCACCGCCGTCTGGTCGTTCTGCCAGGCGAAAGACGGCGCGGTGTGGGCGGCGACCAACAATGGCCTTGTCCGGTGGGAGAACGGCGCCACCCGGATCTTCCGGAAGGCCGACGGCCTGCCCACCGACAAGCTCCGATCGCTCGCGTTCGATCGGGACGGTGTCCTCTGGATCGGCACGACGGGTGGAGGACTGGTTTCGTATTCGGGCGGCCGGTTCGAAACGCTTCGTCCGGAGAACGGCTTTCCGCATGCCGAAGTCCGGGCCGTCCTCGCAGATCCGGAGGGAGGGATCTGGGCGGCGACCGCAGGCGGCGGGCTTGCGCGCGTTCTTCACGGCAGGATCACCACCTTTACGCTTGCCGATGGCCTCCCGACCAATCAACTCTCGGCCCTCGCGCTCGACGCGAAGGGCACGCTCTGGATCGGGACGTGGGGCTCTGGGCTCTGCCGGATGAGCGCGGGGCGTGTGTCCTGTCTCTCGTCGGCCGAGGGTCTCTCGGCGGACCAGGTGTGGTCTCTCCACGTCGATCGCGAGGGCAGCCTGTGGGTTGGGACCTGGGTCGGCGGCCTGAACCGATTGCGAGACAGACACTTCCTCGTCTTCGGCGTCCCCGAGGGGCTCTCGAGCGACAACACGCGCGCCGTTCTCCACGCACGCGACGGTGCGACATGGGTGGCGACCGCCGGCGGAGGCGTGAACCGCGTCGTTGGCGAAACGGTCACGACGTTCCGGATGAGGGACGGCCTGCCCAGCGATGAGGCCTCGTCGCTTTGCGAGGACCGGGACGGTTCCCTCTGGATCGGGACGTACACCTCGGGCCTCGCCCGGCTGAAGAGCGGACGGATTACCGCGTTCGGGATCCCCGAGGGCCTCTCTGGCACCGACGTTCGCGCCATTCATCAGGATCGCGCCGGGACGCTCTGGGTCGCGACGATGACTGGCCTCGCACGATTTGACGGGCGGGGCTTTGTCCCCGTGAAGGCCCAGGGGGTGTCGCTTGACGCGATCGTCTCGATTTTCGAAGATCGCGCCGGGACGCTCTGGTTCGGGACGTCCGGAGAGGGGCTCGTTCGGGTCCGCAACGGCGAGTTCGCCGCCCTGACGATGAAGGACGGCCTCGCGTCCAACAGAGTCCTGGCGTTTTACGAAGACGAGCGCGGAAGCCTGTGGATCGGGACAAGTGGAGGCGGGATCAACCGCCTTCGTGACGGCCGGTTTGTTGCCATCCGCGCCACGGACGGGCTCTGGGATGGCATCGCGCAGACGATCCTCGAGGACCGCACCGGAAATCTCTGGATGACGTGCAACCGCGGTTTCTTTCGCGTGTCACGACACGAGCTGGACGAATTCGCGGAGGGGCGGCTCGCCAGGGTGACATCGGTTGGCTATGGAGCCTCGGACGCGCTCCGGAGCACGACCTTCGCGGGAGGCCAGTCTCCGGCGGGCGCGACCGATTCCCGAGGGCGTCTGTGGCTTCCGAGCTACAAGGGGCTCGTCGTCGTCGATCCGTCGAAACTGCCGGAGTCGACGAATCCTCCGACCGTTCGCTTCGAGGAAGTTACGGCGAACGGGGTCGCGCTGGATCCTGGCCAGGCCGTCCTTCTCCCGCCCGGCGCTGGAACGCTCACGATCCGCTACACCGCGATGACGCTCGTTGATGCCGATCGCGTCCGGTTCCGCTGGCGGATGGACGGGCTTTCCGCCGACTGGGTGGACGCGGGGACCCGGCGTGAAGCGTTCTATCCGAGCCTTCCGCACGGCCGCTTTCTCTTCCGGGTGGCCGCGTCGGCAGATGGAAAGACGTGGGGCGAGGTGTCGGCGCCGCTTGCCGTCACGGTGCGGCCCTTCTTCTACCAGACCGCGTGGTTCCTGGCGCTCGCGGTTGCAGGGACGCTGACTGCCGCAGGAACGGTCTACAAGCTGCGGACCGTCCAACTCAGGCGACGTCAGCATGAGATGGAACGGATCGTCGCGGAGAAGACCGAGGAGTTGCGGCTTGCGAACGAAGGCCTCTCGCGCCTGTCGTTTCTGGACGCGCTCACGGGTCTTGCCAACAGGCGGCGCTTTGACGAGGCGCTCAATGACGAGTGGCGGCGTGCGGCGCGCTTCGGGACGTCTCTCGCTCTCGTGATGGCCGACGTCGACGCGTTCAAGGGCTACAACGATTCTCTGGGACACCAGGCAGGTGACCGGTGCCTCGCGGCGGTTGCCGGCGTGTTCCTGCGATCGGTCCGTCGCGCGGGCGAACTCCCCGCGCGATACGGCGGCGACGAGTTCGCGGTGATCCTGTCCGGCCTCGACCGGGCGGCGTCCGTGGAGGTGGCGGAGAGGATCCGGCGCGGCGTCGCGTCGCTCCCGATCCCGCACCCCGCCTCGCCGACAGCCTCGGTGGTCACCGTCAGCTTCGGCGTGGCCGCCTGCATGCCGTCGAGAGAGATCCCGATAGCCTCGCTCGTCACAGAGGCCGACGCCGCCCTGTACCGGGCCAAGCACGCCGGCCGGAACCGGACTGCCTGA
- a CDS encoding 16S rRNA (uracil(1498)-N(3))-methyltransferase, with the protein MNLLLLVPGDILDDGTALLTGRRHEHAREVLRVLAGETLRVGMRGGKCGTGEVVSEGPEGLRLRPTFDADPPPRAGVSIVVAIPRPKALRRVIPAVASLGVDRIVLVNAARVEKSYFDSRVLDPAYLDSLIDLGLEQARDTRPPRIEIRERLRPFVEDELDEWAGRSVRLVPHPTASAAVPRVEADRPVTLAIGPDGGWVPFEVDLLERCGFAPVSLGPRILRVEVAVGYLLGRVR; encoded by the coding sequence GTGAATCTCCTTCTACTTGTGCCCGGCGACATTCTCGATGATGGGACCGCCCTGTTGACAGGCCGGCGGCACGAGCACGCGCGCGAGGTGCTGCGCGTTCTGGCGGGTGAGACGCTGCGGGTCGGGATGCGTGGAGGGAAGTGCGGGACCGGGGAAGTGGTATCGGAGGGGCCGGAAGGTCTGCGCCTCAGGCCGACGTTCGATGCTGATCCGCCGCCGCGCGCAGGCGTCTCGATCGTGGTGGCCATCCCCAGGCCCAAAGCGCTCAGGCGAGTCATCCCCGCCGTCGCATCGCTCGGCGTCGATCGCATCGTGCTCGTCAACGCCGCGCGCGTCGAGAAGAGCTACTTCGACTCGAGAGTTCTCGACCCGGCGTATCTGGACAGCCTCATCGACCTCGGCCTGGAGCAGGCACGTGACACGCGTCCACCCCGGATCGAAATCCGCGAGCGGTTGCGGCCGTTCGTCGAGGACGAGCTCGACGAGTGGGCGGGCCGGTCCGTGCGCCTGGTGCCCCATCCAACCGCGAGTGCCGCGGTACCGCGCGTCGAAGCGGATCGGCCAGTGACGCTCGCCATCGGCCCAGACGGCGGCTGGGTCCCATTCGAGGTGGATCTGCTCGAGCGATGTGGATTTGCGCCCGTCTCGCTCGGGCCGCGCATCCTTCGCGTCGAAGTCGCCGTCGGCTACCTGCTCGGCAGGGTTCGGTAA